A window of the Zeugodacus cucurbitae isolate PBARC_wt_2022May chromosome 4, idZeuCucr1.2, whole genome shotgun sequence genome harbors these coding sequences:
- the LOC105210114 gene encoding uncharacterized protein LOC105210114 isoform X1, whose protein sequence is MRDDSVDVMGGGFTSALAIVHLQQQQSVVENEIHVSAVPIIGKNNKPISVDRKIKKSTQMQEKLLDNIQTENEDQNIEKAFNINNTRKGNKQSTATVKTTYARPSSTSGNNKASKESCGNFAEKLRRSFRRGEHKSLEIKPPEHRLESLGGTNHREKQYSPDDKISSCNSLIDSGDVNNFNSKPFGIRSLPPLQRNSHSIFSLSHLPSLGVGGSVELSGGTKNSVYSTTGGGHINPALLLDSPDADTPPEYAYHHLSSVATTNSSTSLESNSGDIGERTSSLTSISYWAWHQSNSSMGGEISTNSNNGVSGAGSSGRTVGEFGQSAKQHKQKQKLKSQSDSKSDIQQQQASRSCSITSESSSTKLTRLQNILFKSSNESTKSLHAHSNEGFTASSHNSSSGEWENLGFSTTSGSCSHVGADFFVGSFPEESDDIDNVFTVAQSAENKPVNTSRPVLKRADSSETAGSYYQYTLTSPNNPFLPEIIARTYHSGYDEKNKPLEDNVTNVKYGAGGDQSAAEIDGRGSHSAQLPTPVYSRAGSQESTYSESAVSAIATVKSCTPAPLSSSPINSSSSTPGRQRRKLFILNSPTRHLLHQQSSHKQQQQQQVTTPETSLRKSITCTSATDSNVLKSLNPFLPIASTVEGISKINNTVTTTTSTISKTPVSTTYSTTKRAPLKQSAVTSPITMPQDLNSKREEFLRATMKICLVVSPPNTKLQLKSKSLTHLDGLDPMAACHRGIPVSITPNMSHTEVCTNSANSTIQTFQQLYPDQYTGGVLNSSSTTTNITSEETSTPSGNRSVTSYKKISPFLQRKKPLLIRSEVTSSEYFSVSFCTNQGGLEEEFIPATKGVTLYSALSQALKRRNLTFSQIAINDNKPPNNFLETGYTPLASSLDENTDVENLAGHHLTVTECDDSRKTLQKAASFGSRTRPPRLLSSASTEEATETAVPGKQLKQRWSGLFGIKNPQQSQLCELLNSYAKNGVPQKRASVNFDHPDFDAALEYLDNMHKSWKDIATSTAMNDNEMRIQTAIWELVTTEVYYIHALQTVTDLFLACLEAIQLERLLTDVDQHRLFSNVRDICEANLKFWTLYLYPMVAHSVATGEPLSIAFFHQGFLAFASIFAPYKKYCAEQSTCQFYCKELNRNNALFTSYLAWCESQKLCNRLRLADILVRPMQRLTKYSLLLAAIKKHMLDVEQIESVDSMIHSVENFVFSVNNHLTTRQENERLKGVMARIESYDVVDTNNEHLDKMIKQHSKMFDLCAPMKGCPTHQVRHLFMEGDHKFKDNLGKADVHCFLLTDMLLVCKTIAKRGLGSLKVIRQPYLTDRLVVQQSNNILNCIYLNEFQVVVTAFTLQCSEAKNWYESLKRAKMIYTRLKQGTGNWDNFRFGGGSGVSSGTVDALGVKRSPMNSSICSHVSSANNSHSGSVEWNDSRNISVDFEKANSLSSDDGSMGKNLQPGPLKLKVNTATANTLSVQPLNHLGQSLPNLNLNQSHTTLDSNLYYTYSNNTLLVPGTTTSHSGNLLLSPSHRGISYPPPSPTRVPLRRGMAFSTSTKNPPLVKTRNITSQNSINWSQLQSTSPSLQQRHKVASNASNSVLSLPLSGAQLTQNKSHGISESTTIAGPETKTIQLSNDNLIDGTCQQQQHPQQMPTCNETDV, encoded by the exons ATGAGGGACGACAGTGTGGACGTAATGGGCGGTGGTTTCACTTCCGCTTTAGCAATCGTAcatttgcagcaacaacaaagtgttgTTGAAAACGAAATACACGTCAGCGCAGTGCCCATAATAGggaaaaacaacaaaccaaTTTCCGTggacagaaaaataaaaaagtcaacGCAAATGCAGGAAAAATTATTGGACAATATACAAACGGAAAATGAAGACCAAAACATTGAAAAGGCTTTCAACATAAACAACACAAGGAAGGGAAACAAACAATCTACAGCAACGGTTAAAACCACATACGCCCGTCCAAGTTCTACTTCGGGGAATAATAAAGCATCCAAAGAATCATGTGGAAACTTTGCCGAAAAGTTAAGACGTTCATTCCGACGCGGTGAACATAAATCACTTGAGATTAAACCACCTGAGCACAGATTAGAGAGCCTTGGCGGTACAAATCACAGAGAAAAACAGTACTCTCCGGACGATAAAATTAGTAGCTGTAATAGTCTCATTGACAGTGGCGacgtaaacaattttaattcaaaGCCCTTCGGCATTAGATCATTGCCTCCACTACAGCGCAATTCCCATTCTATATTCTCTCTTTCTCACCTGCCAAGTCTGGGTGTCGGTGGGAGTGTCGAGTTGAGTGGCGGCACTAAAAACAGTGTGTACAGTACGACTGGTGGGGGACATATCAATCCGGCACTACTTTTGGACAGTCCAGATGCCGATACACCACCGGAATATGCATACCATCACCTAAGTAGTGTGGCGACGACGAACTCGAGTACCTCTTTGGAAAGCAACTCGGGCGACATCGGCGAACGCACTTCGTCTTTAACCAGCATAAGTTATTGGGCGTGGCATCAATCCAACTCCTCTATGGGTGGTGAGATAAGCACCAATAGCAACAATGGTGTGTCAGGAGCAGGTAGTTCGGGACGAACGGTGGGCGAATTTGGCCAATCAGCgaaacagcataaacaaaagcaaaagctaaAATCACAAAGCGATAGTAAAAGTgatattcaacaacaacaagcgagtCGTAGTTGTAGCATTACCAGCGAGAGCAGTTCAACGAAACTTACCCGTCTTCAAAACATTCTTTTTAAGTCAAGTAATGAAAGCACCAAAAGTCTTCATGCGCACTCCAATGAGGGATTTACGGCTTCGTCCCATAATTCTTCTTCAGGTGAATGGGAGAATTTGGGCTTCTCAACAACTAGCGGCAGTTGTAGTCATGTGGGCGCCGATTTTTTTGTCGGCAGTTTTCCAGAAGAATCCGATGATATTGACAATGTGTTTACGGTAGCACAATCTGCGGAGAACAAACCAGTTAACACATCAAGACCAGTATTAAAACGTGCTGACTCAAGTGAAACAGCAGGATCGTATTATCAATATACGCTAACCTCGCCGAATAATCCCTTTTTACCCGAAATTATTGCGCGCACATATCACAGCGGCTATGACGAGAAGAACAAGCCGCTCGAAGATAATGTGACCAACGTTAAGTATGGTGCGGGGGGAGACCAAAGTGCGGCTGAAATCGATGGCAGAGGCTCACATTCGGCTCAACTACCAACGCCTGTTTATAGTCGGGCAGGTTCTCAAGAGTCCACATATAGTGAGAGCGCTGTTTCTGCAATAGCCACAGTGAAAAGTTGTACTCCTGCACCGCTATCTTCTAGTCCTATTAATAGTTCATCATCAACTCCGGGTCGACAGCGCCGCAAGCTCTTCATTTTGAATTCACCCACACGACACTTGCTGCATCAACAGTCATctcacaaacagcaacaacaacaacaagtcacTACTCCAGAAACATCTCTCCGTAAATCTATAACGTGTACTTCCGCTACCGACAGCAATGTTCTAAAGAGTCTTAATCCTTTTCTTCCAATTGCGAGTACTGTTGAAGGTATCAGCAAAATCAACAACACAGTCACAACGACCACATCAACGATTTCAAAAACACCGGTCTCTACAACGTACAGTACAACGAAGCGTGCGCCACTAAAGCAATCAGCCGTAACATCTCCCATCACCATGCCGCAGGACTTGAATTCAAAACGCGAGGAATTCTTACGTGCTACCATGAAGATTTGCTTAGTAGTCTCTCCGCCAAATACCAAATTGCAG TTGAAATCGAAAAGTCTAACACACTTAGATGGCCTCGACCCGATGGCAGCATGTCATCGTGGTATTCCCGTTAGCATAACACCGAATATG AGCCACACCGAAGTTTGCACAAATTCAGCCAATTCAACAATTCAAACCTTTCAACAGCTTTATCCAGATCAATACACAGGTGGGGTGTTGAACTCttcttcaacaacaacaaatataactaGCGAAGAAACATCAACTCCATCAGGCAACAGGTCTGTGACGAGTTATAAGAAAATATCTCCATTTCTACAGCGTAAAAAGCCACTGCTAATACGCAGTGAG GTCACGAGTTCGGAATATTTTTCAGTGAGCTTTTGTACAAATCAAGGTGGTCTAGAGGAGGAATTCATACCAGCGACCAAAGGTGTAACTCTATA CTCCGCGCTAAGTCAAGCCCTAAAACGACGCAATTTGACATTCTCACAAATCGCCATTAATGATAATAAACCAcctaataattttttagaaactg GGTACACACCATTAGCTAGTTCTTTGGATGAAAATACTGATGTAGAAAATTTAGCTGGACATCATTTGACCGTAACTGAATGCGACGATAGTCGAAAAACTTTACAAAAGGCCGCATCATTT GGTTCCCGAACTCGTCCACCGCGATTACTCTCCTCCGCCTCTACAGAAGAGGCTACCGAAACTGCTGTTCCAGGAAAACAACTCAAACAACGCTGGTCCGGTTTGTTCGGTATTAAAAATCCACAACAGAGTCAATTATGTGAACTGCTTAATAGTTACGCAAAGAATGGTGTACCACAAAAGCGAGCATCAGTAAACTTCGACCATCCGGATTTTGATGCGGCCCTAGAGTATTTGGATAACATGCACAAATCGTGGAAGGATATTGCCACTAGCACAGCTATGAATGACAACGAAATGAGAATACAAACAGCAATTTGGGAGTTAGTTACCACCGAAGTATACTACATTCACGCACTCCAAACAGTTACAGAT tTGTTTTTGGCATGTTTGGAAGCTATACAATTAGAGCGACTTCTCACCGATGTAGATCAACATCGGCTCTTTTCGAATGTACGTGATATATGTGAAGCAAATCTTAAGTTTTGGACCCTTTATCTTTACCCTATGGTGGCGCACAGTGTCGCCACTGGTGAGCCTCTTAGTATTGCGTTCTTCCACCAGGGCTTTCTTGCTTTCGCCTCCATCTTCGCACCATACAAAAAGTACTGTGCAGAACAGAGTACTTGTCAGTTTTATTGCAAGGAGCTTAATCGTAATAATGCCCTTTTTACATCGTATTTGGCATGGTGTGAGTCTCAAAAGCTGTGTAACCGACTCCGATTGGCTGACATTTTAGTGCGACCAATGCAGCGATTGACCAAGTACAGTCTACTTTTGGCAGCGATTAAGAAACACATGTTAGATGTGGAGCAGATCGAGTCAGTCGATTCAATG ATACATTCAGTGGAGAATTTTGTATTTAGTGTGAATAACCACTTGACGACGCGACAGGAAAATGAACGTTTGAAAGGTGTTATGGCGCGCATTGAATCTTATGATGTAGTG GACACAAACAACGAGCATCTGGACAAAATGATAAAACAACATAGTAAAATGTTTGACTTGTGCGCACCAATGAAGGGATGTCCGACCCATCAAGTACGACATCTCTTTATGGAAGGTGATCATAAATTCAAAGACAACCTTGGCAAGGCCGATGTGCATTGCTTTTTGTTAACGGATATGCTGCTCGTTTGCAAAACGATCGCAAAACGTGGTCTCGGTTCGCTCAAAGTGATTCGTCAACCGTACTTAACAGATAGGCTTGTTGTACAACaaagcaataatattttaaattgtatctaCCTCAATGAATTTCAAGTGGTCGTTACTGCATTCACTCTACAATGTTCAGAGGCAAAGAACTGGTATGAGTCTTTAAAGCGCGCTAAAATGATTTACACCAGACTGAAGCAAGGTACAGGCAATTGGGACAATTTCCGTTTTGGTGGAGGGAGTGGAGTAAGTAGTGGCACAGTGGACGCACTGGGAGTAAAAAGGTCGCCAATGAATTCATCAATATGCAGTCATGTATCTAGTGCGAATAATAGTCATAGCGGCTCAGTGGAATGGAATGATTCGCGCAATATATCAGTGGACTTTGAAAAGGCCAATTCCTTATCCAGTGATGATGGTTCCATGG gcAAAAATTTGCAACCCGGCCCTCTCAAACTCAAAGTTAACACTGCAACGGCAAATACACTTTCCGTACAGCCACTTAATCATCTGGGACAAAGCCTGCCGAACCTAAATCTTAACCAAAGCCACAC TACGCTCGACagtaatttatattatacttaTAGTAATAATACACTGCTGGTACCTGGCACAACAACAAGTCATTCGGGAAATTTGTTGCTATCGCCTAGTCATAGAGGCATTTCTTATCCACCACCTAGTCCAACAAG AGTTCCACTGCGTCGTGGTATGGCCTTTTCCACCTCCACCAAAAATCCGCCACTAGTCAAAACTCGCAATATTACATCACAGAATAGCATCAACTGGTCACAGCTGCAGTCAACATCACCAAGCTTACAACAGCGACATAAAGTAGCAAGTAACGCATCGAACTCCGTGCTGTCATTGCCTCTTAGTGGAGCGCAGCTTACTCAAAATAAAAGTCATGGAATTAGCGAGAGTACAACCATTGCAGGACCTGAAACTAAGACAATTCAACTATCCAATGACAATTTGATAGATGGAacttgccaacaacaacagcatcctCAACAAATGCCTACCTGTAACGAAACCGATGTTTGA
- the LOC105210114 gene encoding uncharacterized protein LOC105210114 isoform X3 has protein sequence MRDDSVDVMGGGFTSALAIVHLQQQQSVVENEIHVSAVPIIGKNNKPISVDRKIKKSTQMQEKLLDNIQTENEDQNIEKAFNINNTRKGNKQSTATVKTTYARPSSTSGNNKASKESCGNFAEKLRRSFRRGEHKSLEIKPPEHRLESLGGTNHREKQYSPDDKISSCNSLIDSGDVNNFNSKPFGIRSLPPLQRNSHSIFSLSHLPSLGVGGSVELSGGTKNSVYSTTGGGHINPALLLDSPDADTPPEYAYHHLSSVATTNSSTSLESNSGDIGERTSSLTSISYWAWHQSNSSMGGEISTNSNNGVSGAGSSGRTVGEFGQSAKQHKQKQKLKSQSDSKSDIQQQQASRSCSITSESSSTKLTRLQNILFKSSNESTKSLHAHSNEGFTASSHNSSSGEWENLGFSTTSGSCSHVGADFFVGSFPEESDDIDNVFTVAQSAENKPVNTSRPVLKRADSSETAGSYYQYTLTSPNNPFLPEIIARTYHSGYDEKNKPLEDNVTNVKYGAGGDQSAAEIDGRGSHSAQLPTPVYSRAGSQESTYSESAVSAIATVKSCTPAPLSSSPINSSSSTPGRQRRKLFILNSPTRHLLHQQSSHKQQQQQQVTTPETSLRKSITCTSATDSNVLKSLNPFLPIASTVEGISKINNTVTTTTSTISKTPVSTTYSTTKRAPLKQSAVTSPITMPQDLNSKREEFLRATMKICLVVSPPNTKLQLKSKSLTHLDGLDPMAACHRGIPVSITPNMSHTEVCTNSANSTIQTFQQLYPDQYTGGVLNSSSTTTNITSEETSTPSGNRSVTSYKKISPFLQRKKPLLIRSEVTSSEYFSVSFCTNQGGLEEEFIPATKGVTLYSALSQALKRRNLTFSQIAINDNKPPNNFLETGYTPLASSLDENTDVENLAGHHLTVTECDDSRKTLQKAASFGSRTRPPRLLSSASTEEATETAVPGKQLKQRWSGLFGIKNPQQSQLCELLNSYAKNGVPQKRASVNFDHPDFDAALEYLDNMHKSWKDIATSTAMNDNEMRIQTAIWELVTTEVYYIHALQTVTDLFLACLEAIQLERLLTDVDQHRLFSNVRDICEANLKFWTLYLYPMVAHSVATGEPLSIAFFHQGFLAFASIFAPYKKYCAEQSTCQFYCKELNRNNALFTSYLAWCESQKLCNRLRLADILVRPMQRLTKYSLLLAAIKKHMLDVEQIESVDSMIHSVENFVFSVNNHLTTRQENERLKGVMARIESYDVVDTNNEHLDKMIKQHSKMFDLCAPMKGCPTHQVRHLFMEGDHKFKDNLGKADVHCFLLTDMLLVCKTIAKRGLGSLKVIRQPYLTDRLVVQQSNNILNCIYLNEFQVVVTAFTLQCSEAKNWYESLKRAKMIYTRLKQGTGNWDNFRFGGGSGVSSGTVDALGVKRSPMNSSICSHVSSANNSHSGSVEWNDSRNISVDFEKANSLSSDDGSMGKNLQPGPLKLKVNTATANTLSVQPLNHLGQSLPNLNLNQSHTNNTLLVPGTTTSHSGNLLLSPSHRGISYPPPSPTRVPLRRGMAFSTSTKNPPLVKTRNITSQNSINWSQLQSTSPSLQQRHKVASNASNSVLSLPLSGAQLTQNKSHGISESTTIAGPETKTIQLSNDNLIDGTCQQQQHPQQMPTCNETDV, from the exons ATGAGGGACGACAGTGTGGACGTAATGGGCGGTGGTTTCACTTCCGCTTTAGCAATCGTAcatttgcagcaacaacaaagtgttgTTGAAAACGAAATACACGTCAGCGCAGTGCCCATAATAGggaaaaacaacaaaccaaTTTCCGTggacagaaaaataaaaaagtcaacGCAAATGCAGGAAAAATTATTGGACAATATACAAACGGAAAATGAAGACCAAAACATTGAAAAGGCTTTCAACATAAACAACACAAGGAAGGGAAACAAACAATCTACAGCAACGGTTAAAACCACATACGCCCGTCCAAGTTCTACTTCGGGGAATAATAAAGCATCCAAAGAATCATGTGGAAACTTTGCCGAAAAGTTAAGACGTTCATTCCGACGCGGTGAACATAAATCACTTGAGATTAAACCACCTGAGCACAGATTAGAGAGCCTTGGCGGTACAAATCACAGAGAAAAACAGTACTCTCCGGACGATAAAATTAGTAGCTGTAATAGTCTCATTGACAGTGGCGacgtaaacaattttaattcaaaGCCCTTCGGCATTAGATCATTGCCTCCACTACAGCGCAATTCCCATTCTATATTCTCTCTTTCTCACCTGCCAAGTCTGGGTGTCGGTGGGAGTGTCGAGTTGAGTGGCGGCACTAAAAACAGTGTGTACAGTACGACTGGTGGGGGACATATCAATCCGGCACTACTTTTGGACAGTCCAGATGCCGATACACCACCGGAATATGCATACCATCACCTAAGTAGTGTGGCGACGACGAACTCGAGTACCTCTTTGGAAAGCAACTCGGGCGACATCGGCGAACGCACTTCGTCTTTAACCAGCATAAGTTATTGGGCGTGGCATCAATCCAACTCCTCTATGGGTGGTGAGATAAGCACCAATAGCAACAATGGTGTGTCAGGAGCAGGTAGTTCGGGACGAACGGTGGGCGAATTTGGCCAATCAGCgaaacagcataaacaaaagcaaaagctaaAATCACAAAGCGATAGTAAAAGTgatattcaacaacaacaagcgagtCGTAGTTGTAGCATTACCAGCGAGAGCAGTTCAACGAAACTTACCCGTCTTCAAAACATTCTTTTTAAGTCAAGTAATGAAAGCACCAAAAGTCTTCATGCGCACTCCAATGAGGGATTTACGGCTTCGTCCCATAATTCTTCTTCAGGTGAATGGGAGAATTTGGGCTTCTCAACAACTAGCGGCAGTTGTAGTCATGTGGGCGCCGATTTTTTTGTCGGCAGTTTTCCAGAAGAATCCGATGATATTGACAATGTGTTTACGGTAGCACAATCTGCGGAGAACAAACCAGTTAACACATCAAGACCAGTATTAAAACGTGCTGACTCAAGTGAAACAGCAGGATCGTATTATCAATATACGCTAACCTCGCCGAATAATCCCTTTTTACCCGAAATTATTGCGCGCACATATCACAGCGGCTATGACGAGAAGAACAAGCCGCTCGAAGATAATGTGACCAACGTTAAGTATGGTGCGGGGGGAGACCAAAGTGCGGCTGAAATCGATGGCAGAGGCTCACATTCGGCTCAACTACCAACGCCTGTTTATAGTCGGGCAGGTTCTCAAGAGTCCACATATAGTGAGAGCGCTGTTTCTGCAATAGCCACAGTGAAAAGTTGTACTCCTGCACCGCTATCTTCTAGTCCTATTAATAGTTCATCATCAACTCCGGGTCGACAGCGCCGCAAGCTCTTCATTTTGAATTCACCCACACGACACTTGCTGCATCAACAGTCATctcacaaacagcaacaacaacaacaagtcacTACTCCAGAAACATCTCTCCGTAAATCTATAACGTGTACTTCCGCTACCGACAGCAATGTTCTAAAGAGTCTTAATCCTTTTCTTCCAATTGCGAGTACTGTTGAAGGTATCAGCAAAATCAACAACACAGTCACAACGACCACATCAACGATTTCAAAAACACCGGTCTCTACAACGTACAGTACAACGAAGCGTGCGCCACTAAAGCAATCAGCCGTAACATCTCCCATCACCATGCCGCAGGACTTGAATTCAAAACGCGAGGAATTCTTACGTGCTACCATGAAGATTTGCTTAGTAGTCTCTCCGCCAAATACCAAATTGCAG TTGAAATCGAAAAGTCTAACACACTTAGATGGCCTCGACCCGATGGCAGCATGTCATCGTGGTATTCCCGTTAGCATAACACCGAATATG AGCCACACCGAAGTTTGCACAAATTCAGCCAATTCAACAATTCAAACCTTTCAACAGCTTTATCCAGATCAATACACAGGTGGGGTGTTGAACTCttcttcaacaacaacaaatataactaGCGAAGAAACATCAACTCCATCAGGCAACAGGTCTGTGACGAGTTATAAGAAAATATCTCCATTTCTACAGCGTAAAAAGCCACTGCTAATACGCAGTGAG GTCACGAGTTCGGAATATTTTTCAGTGAGCTTTTGTACAAATCAAGGTGGTCTAGAGGAGGAATTCATACCAGCGACCAAAGGTGTAACTCTATA CTCCGCGCTAAGTCAAGCCCTAAAACGACGCAATTTGACATTCTCACAAATCGCCATTAATGATAATAAACCAcctaataattttttagaaactg GGTACACACCATTAGCTAGTTCTTTGGATGAAAATACTGATGTAGAAAATTTAGCTGGACATCATTTGACCGTAACTGAATGCGACGATAGTCGAAAAACTTTACAAAAGGCCGCATCATTT GGTTCCCGAACTCGTCCACCGCGATTACTCTCCTCCGCCTCTACAGAAGAGGCTACCGAAACTGCTGTTCCAGGAAAACAACTCAAACAACGCTGGTCCGGTTTGTTCGGTATTAAAAATCCACAACAGAGTCAATTATGTGAACTGCTTAATAGTTACGCAAAGAATGGTGTACCACAAAAGCGAGCATCAGTAAACTTCGACCATCCGGATTTTGATGCGGCCCTAGAGTATTTGGATAACATGCACAAATCGTGGAAGGATATTGCCACTAGCACAGCTATGAATGACAACGAAATGAGAATACAAACAGCAATTTGGGAGTTAGTTACCACCGAAGTATACTACATTCACGCACTCCAAACAGTTACAGAT tTGTTTTTGGCATGTTTGGAAGCTATACAATTAGAGCGACTTCTCACCGATGTAGATCAACATCGGCTCTTTTCGAATGTACGTGATATATGTGAAGCAAATCTTAAGTTTTGGACCCTTTATCTTTACCCTATGGTGGCGCACAGTGTCGCCACTGGTGAGCCTCTTAGTATTGCGTTCTTCCACCAGGGCTTTCTTGCTTTCGCCTCCATCTTCGCACCATACAAAAAGTACTGTGCAGAACAGAGTACTTGTCAGTTTTATTGCAAGGAGCTTAATCGTAATAATGCCCTTTTTACATCGTATTTGGCATGGTGTGAGTCTCAAAAGCTGTGTAACCGACTCCGATTGGCTGACATTTTAGTGCGACCAATGCAGCGATTGACCAAGTACAGTCTACTTTTGGCAGCGATTAAGAAACACATGTTAGATGTGGAGCAGATCGAGTCAGTCGATTCAATG ATACATTCAGTGGAGAATTTTGTATTTAGTGTGAATAACCACTTGACGACGCGACAGGAAAATGAACGTTTGAAAGGTGTTATGGCGCGCATTGAATCTTATGATGTAGTG GACACAAACAACGAGCATCTGGACAAAATGATAAAACAACATAGTAAAATGTTTGACTTGTGCGCACCAATGAAGGGATGTCCGACCCATCAAGTACGACATCTCTTTATGGAAGGTGATCATAAATTCAAAGACAACCTTGGCAAGGCCGATGTGCATTGCTTTTTGTTAACGGATATGCTGCTCGTTTGCAAAACGATCGCAAAACGTGGTCTCGGTTCGCTCAAAGTGATTCGTCAACCGTACTTAACAGATAGGCTTGTTGTACAACaaagcaataatattttaaattgtatctaCCTCAATGAATTTCAAGTGGTCGTTACTGCATTCACTCTACAATGTTCAGAGGCAAAGAACTGGTATGAGTCTTTAAAGCGCGCTAAAATGATTTACACCAGACTGAAGCAAGGTACAGGCAATTGGGACAATTTCCGTTTTGGTGGAGGGAGTGGAGTAAGTAGTGGCACAGTGGACGCACTGGGAGTAAAAAGGTCGCCAATGAATTCATCAATATGCAGTCATGTATCTAGTGCGAATAATAGTCATAGCGGCTCAGTGGAATGGAATGATTCGCGCAATATATCAGTGGACTTTGAAAAGGCCAATTCCTTATCCAGTGATGATGGTTCCATGG gcAAAAATTTGCAACCCGGCCCTCTCAAACTCAAAGTTAACACTGCAACGGCAAATACACTTTCCGTACAGCCACTTAATCATCTGGGACAAAGCCTGCCGAACCTAAATCTTAACCAAAGCCACAC TAATAATACACTGCTGGTACCTGGCACAACAACAAGTCATTCGGGAAATTTGTTGCTATCGCCTAGTCATAGAGGCATTTCTTATCCACCACCTAGTCCAACAAG AGTTCCACTGCGTCGTGGTATGGCCTTTTCCACCTCCACCAAAAATCCGCCACTAGTCAAAACTCGCAATATTACATCACAGAATAGCATCAACTGGTCACAGCTGCAGTCAACATCACCAAGCTTACAACAGCGACATAAAGTAGCAAGTAACGCATCGAACTCCGTGCTGTCATTGCCTCTTAGTGGAGCGCAGCTTACTCAAAATAAAAGTCATGGAATTAGCGAGAGTACAACCATTGCAGGACCTGAAACTAAGACAATTCAACTATCCAATGACAATTTGATAGATGGAacttgccaacaacaacagcatcctCAACAAATGCCTACCTGTAACGAAACCGATGTTTGA